The window CCGTCGACGTCGTCGTCCAGGACGTCGCGACGCGCGGACAGGCCCTGGTCGCGCGGCGCAACGGACTGTTCCTCCGCGACGACGGCCGCCTCCTGCTGGCGATCAAGGCCCGCAGCGAGGACGTCACCCGCGAGCCCGGCGACGTGTTCGAGGACGTCCTCGACGACCTTCGGGAGGACTACGAGGTGCTGGAGACCGAGCGGCTGTCGCCCTTCCACGACGACCACCTCGGCGTCGTCGCGCGGCCCAGGACAGAATAGTACTGCTCGAGTAGGGAGTATACACTGCTGCCACGCTCGCACCGAGATCGGTTCGAACAACCAGAAAGCCCCCGTCACGCTCCGGTCCCGCGGCTCGCTGCGCTCCAGTAGGTGCTTGCGTCACCGGGAGACCTTCGGTCTCCCGAGCACGCGGCGCGAAGCGCCGCGAACGCCGGGGTTCCCGGAGCGTGACGGCCCCTTTCAGTCCACCCGCTTAGACTGATTAATCAGCATCGGGTGGGACTGAAAGGGGCGGCCGGCTGAACGACGGCGGACGATGTAAGGACCGCAACGAACGGAGTGAGTGAGGACCGCAGCGAGTCCCCCGAGTTCAGCCGGCCGGGGCTTTCTGGTTCTCAGCCGTCCAGAATTACACTGCTACTTCTGGTACGAGCGGGTGACGGAACGCTTTAACCCGACGCGGGCGATGCTCCGTGCGATGGAGGAGACGGGCTCAGCCGAGGCGTTCGACAGGACGGGCACCCTCGGCATCGAGGAGGAGTTCTACGTCGTCGACGAGCACGGTCGGCCGACCTCGGGGACGGACGAACTGGTCTACGAGTCCGACCCGCCGGAGATCCTCGAGGGCCGTCTCGACCACGAGCTGTTCAAGTGCGTCATCGAGACGCAGACGCCGCTGATCGAGTCGTTCGACGAGGCCCGGGCGGCGCTAGACGACGTCCGCGACGCGCTCGTCGAACACGCCCGCTCGGAGGGGTTCGGCATCGCCGCCGCGGGCCTGCACCCGCTGGCGAAGTGGCGCGAGCTGGAACACGCCGAGAAGCCCCGCTACCGGGCGCAGCTGGACCGCATCCAGTACCCCCAGCACCGCAACGTCACGGCCGGCCTGCACGTCCACGTCGGCGTCGACGACCCGGACAAGGCCGTCTGGATCGCCAACGAGATCCGCTGGCACCTGCCGCTGATGCTGGCGCTGTCGGCCAACTCTCCGTTCTGGAACGGCTTCGACACCGGGCTGGCCTCCGCCCGCGCGAAGATCTTCGAGGGGCTGCCCAACACCGGGATGCCCACCGCGTTCGACTCCTTCGAGGCGTTCCGGGCCTTCGAGCAGCGCATGATCGAGACGGGCAGCATCGACGACCGCGGGGAGCTGTGGTTCGACGTCCGGCCGCACTCGGGCCACGGCACCGTCGAGGTCCGCACGCCGGACGGCCACCGCGACCGCGACGTCGTGATGGCGTTCGTCGAGTACGTCGCGGCGTTAGTCGAGGACCTCGGCGCCCGCTACGACGACGGCGAGTCCGCCAGCGGCTACCGCCGCGAGGTGCTGGACGAGAACAAGTGGCGCGCGCTCCGGTACGGCCGCGACGCCGAACTGATCGCGCAGTCGGGCCCGGAGTCGCTCCCGCTGGGCGAACTCGTCGACCGCGAGTGCTCGCGGCTCGGCGTCGACGGCATCGGCGAGGTCTACGAGCGCGAGAGCGGCGCCGCTGCCCAGCGGAGGATACGCCGCGAGGAGGGCGTGGACGCCCTCGCCGCGGAACTGGAACTGCGGTGATACGGAGTCCGAATCGGACTGCCGTCGTACGATACCGGATCGACCGCCAGCAGTCAGGCGGTCGACCCGACCAGTCACAGTCCGGATGAGTCGAACCGGGAGCCACCCACCCAAGCGAATAGTGGCCCCGGCGCCGATCCCCCCACCACCCGTGAGGGTCCGTCAGCGGTGTCGGTCCCATGCCACACCGCTACGTGGTACATGCGAGGATTCGAGTATATAGTTTCCGAGCCGTTTTACAGCCGATAATAGGTCGGCCGTTTTGCACGTCTTTAAGTACTCCCCCGCCGCCGCATCGTGTCCTCTGTGAGAGGACCCGTAGATTTTAGTCCGGGACGGCCCTCCTGTCCCCGTAGAGAGGTCACTATGGCTCCGGACGACACACGCGACGACGGCGAGGCGGGCGGCGACGTCCGCGACAAGATCGAAGAGGGGGCGGACCGGGCGATGGAACAGTTCGACGAGGGCGTCGTCGACCTGCTCTCGTGGGTCCTCGACACGGAGACGCGGGCGCGCATCTTCGTCTACCTCCGGGAGCACCCCGACAGCACCAGCGAGGAGGTCGCCGAGGGGACCGGCCTGTACCCGAGTACGGTCCGCGAGGCGCTGGCCGAGCTCCACGACGAGGAGAAGGTCACGCGTCGCAAGCGCGAGGCCGGCGGGGCCGGCAACAACCCCTACGAGTACGCCGCTATCGCGCCCAGCGACCTGGTCTCGGACGTCGTCGACGACGTCCAGTCCGAGCTCAACGCCGTGTTCAACCTCGATCAGTACCTCGGCCCCGGCGACGCCGACGGCGGGAACGAGCCGGTGACGATCAGCGTCGAGGGCGGCGACGACGCGGCGGAGGACGGCGACCCCGCCGGGGACGGGGTCGGCGCCGCCGGCGACGCCGAGGGCGGCCACGAGATCGACGTCGACGCCGTCGACGAGGACCGCAGCGACGACGGCGACGACGCCGACCGGACGGACGATGCCGGCGGCTCCGACCCGACGGACGACGACGCGGCCGAGTGAGGCGTCCGGAAAGTCGAAGCCACTAAACCGCGAGCCGCCGTGGCCGGAGACATGAAGGTCGCGCTGGGCGGGACGTTCGATCCGATCCACGACGGACACCGCGCGCTCTTCGAGCGCGCGTTCGAGCTTGGCGACGTCACCGTGGGACTGACCAGCGACGACCTCGCGCCAAGGACCCGCGACGACGAGCGACCGATCCGCTCCTACGAGGAGCGCAAGCGCGACCTCGAGGCAGAACTCGCGGACTTCGCCGGCGAACACGACCGCGAGTTCGAGGTCCGGCCGCTGGACAGCCCGACCGGCATCGCCACGGAGGCACAGTTCGACGCGCTGGTCGTCTCCCCCGAGACCGAGACCGGCGGCAAGCGCATCAACGAGATCCGCCGCGAGAACGGCCACGACCCCCTCGAGATCGAGGTCGTCCCGCACGTCAACGCCGACGACGGCGACATCATCTCCTCGACGCGCATCGTCAACGGCGAGATCGACGAGCACGGCAATCTCACGCCCGACAGCGACGGGCGCTGACGTTTTCGTCGGCTGGCACTGTCTCAGAACGTCCGGCGACGTCCAGCCGGCGGTCTCACCAGTCCGGCGCTTCCAGCCCCGCCTCCTCCAGCAGGTCCTTCCAGCGCTGCTGGATCGTCAGCCGCGAGACGTCGGTGGCCTCCGCGACCGCGGTCTGGGACCGCTCCTGGCCGCTGACCAGCGCGCCGACGTAGAGGCTCGCCGCCAGCGCCGACCGCTTCGACCGGTCGTCGTCCGGGACCGTCGTCAGGAACAGGTCCACCGCCCGCGAGCGCGCCGTCGCGTCCAGCTCCAGGGCGTCGGCCGCCCGCTCCATCTCCTCCAGCCACTCCTCGTGTTCCCGGTGGTCGCTGGCGCGGTACACGATTCACCGTACGGGCGTCCGTAACGAAAACTCCTTCGGGAGCCCTTTGGCGGTGGGTGGCGAACGGTCCCCATGCCCACCGTCCAGCAAATCTGGACCGCGCCCGACGCCGGCGAGCCCATGGAGCCCCGCGAGTCCGTCGCGGCCGTCCGCGACGGCGGCCTCCGCGGCGACCGGTACTTCCGCGGCACCGGCCACTATTCGCCGTACGACGTCTGCCAGGTCACCCTCGTCGACAGCGGCGCTCTCGAGTATATTCGCGAGGAGTTCGACATCGACCTCACCGACGGCCGCCACCGCCGGAACCTCGTGGTCGACGCCGACGTCGTCGATCTGCTCGACACGAAGTTCAGGATCGGCGAAGCCGTCTTCGAGGGGACGCGCCGTCGACCGCCCTGCGCCCACGTCGAGGAGGTCGCCGGCGAGGAGGGGGTCGCGCGGGCACTCCGGGAAGAGCGGGGCGGCATCTGCGCCGACGTGGTGGAGTCCGGCGAGGTGCGGGTGGGCGACGACCTGGAGGTGCTGGAGCGGCTGGACGACCCCGACGCGCTGGCCGATGCGATCCGGGAGCGACGAGAGCGTTAGGTTCATGTCCGCCCTGCGGGTACGATGGGGTGCGCGCGGGTAGCCAAGCCAGGAAACGGCGCAGCGCTTAGGACGCTGTCCCGTAGGGGTCCGCCGGTTCAAATCCGGTCCCGCGCACTGACTGAGTTTTTCGAGCGAAGCGAGAAAACGAAGGAAGGAGCAGGACCGATTTGAACCCTGCAAGTCGCAGTGCGCGCAGCGAACGGAGTGAGCGAGCACAACCGTCTTGCTCCGGTTCAAATCCGGTCCCGCGCATTTTGCGGCGAACAATTCGTGAGCCGCAAATGCGGTCAGC of the Halomicrobium salinisoli genome contains:
- a CDS encoding glutamate--cysteine ligase, which gives rise to MEETGSAEAFDRTGTLGIEEEFYVVDEHGRPTSGTDELVYESDPPEILEGRLDHELFKCVIETQTPLIESFDEARAALDDVRDALVEHARSEGFGIAAAGLHPLAKWRELEHAEKPRYRAQLDRIQYPQHRNVTAGLHVHVGVDDPDKAVWIANEIRWHLPLMLALSANSPFWNGFDTGLASARAKIFEGLPNTGMPTAFDSFEAFRAFEQRMIETGSIDDRGELWFDVRPHSGHGTVEVRTPDGHRDRDVVMAFVEYVAALVEDLGARYDDGESASGYRREVLDENKWRALRYGRDAELIAQSGPESLPLGELVDRECSRLGVDGIGEVYERESGAAAQRRIRREEGVDALAAELELR
- a CDS encoding winged helix-turn-helix domain-containing protein, translated to MAPDDTRDDGEAGGDVRDKIEEGADRAMEQFDEGVVDLLSWVLDTETRARIFVYLREHPDSTSEEVAEGTGLYPSTVREALAELHDEEKVTRRKREAGGAGNNPYEYAAIAPSDLVSDVVDDVQSELNAVFNLDQYLGPGDADGGNEPVTISVEGGDDAAEDGDPAGDGVGAAGDAEGGHEIDVDAVDEDRSDDGDDADRTDDAGGSDPTDDDAAE
- a CDS encoding phosphopantetheine adenylyltransferase yields the protein MKVALGGTFDPIHDGHRALFERAFELGDVTVGLTSDDLAPRTRDDERPIRSYEERKRDLEAELADFAGEHDREFEVRPLDSPTGIATEAQFDALVVSPETETGGKRINEIRRENGHDPLEIEVVPHVNADDGDIISSTRIVNGEIDEHGNLTPDSDGR
- a CDS encoding transcription initiation factor IIB family protein; the encoded protein is MYRASDHREHEEWLEEMERAADALELDATARSRAVDLFLTTVPDDDRSKRSALAASLYVGALVSGQERSQTAVAEATDVSRLTIQQRWKDLLEEAGLEAPDW
- a CDS encoding MOSC domain-containing protein yields the protein MPTVQQIWTAPDAGEPMEPRESVAAVRDGGLRGDRYFRGTGHYSPYDVCQVTLVDSGALEYIREEFDIDLTDGRHRRNLVVDADVVDLLDTKFRIGEAVFEGTRRRPPCAHVEEVAGEEGVARALREERGGICADVVESGEVRVGDDLEVLERLDDPDALADAIRERRER